A genomic segment from Sulfitobacter mediterraneus encodes:
- a CDS encoding alpha/beta hydrolase: MSKIKFSGPFSLRLSSFLAINKIALATYARHALGRRLERTWDAHFEIGIRFWRHQFTKALAMDDIDKGRALFDSLQTETDDHYAVRRSTSDSPKGVWHHPETRSSAATLLYLHGGGYTFHGAVSHRYADMLAHHSGAPLFAPDYRLTPEHPHPAQSDDAFAAWQYLRETVPAKQIVVIGDSAGGHMALSLLQRLKIEGEPQPALCIGLCPWTDIGDRGASLHGNDSYDLVQGWMALRFGEWLDPKGTFGRLALSPIAYDYSGLAPIYLQAGGREILRDMIRDFARAQAAKGADVLLDLWPDMAHNFQALDSTRQSSTEALQRICAAVEAFAGAGPSMTAGPATEVCHGAVFSCPDRTEADAKTSGQFAVQSSL; this comes from the coding sequence ATGTCCAAGATCAAATTCAGCGGGCCGTTTTCCCTGCGCCTGTCCAGCTTTCTCGCGATCAACAAGATCGCTCTCGCCACCTATGCCCGCCACGCTCTTGGCCGCCGGTTGGAGCGGACATGGGACGCGCATTTTGAAATCGGCATCCGCTTTTGGCGGCACCAGTTCACCAAGGCATTGGCCATGGATGATATAGACAAAGGCCGTGCATTGTTTGACAGCCTGCAAACCGAAACTGACGATCACTATGCCGTCAGACGGAGCACAAGCGACAGTCCAAAGGGAGTGTGGCACCACCCTGAAACCCGATCAAGCGCCGCAACCCTGCTCTATCTACACGGCGGCGGCTATACATTTCACGGCGCAGTCAGCCACCGCTATGCCGATATGCTGGCGCATCATAGTGGGGCGCCGCTCTTTGCCCCCGATTACCGCCTCACGCCGGAACATCCTCATCCAGCGCAGTCAGATGACGCCTTTGCCGCGTGGCAATATCTGCGCGAAACCGTTCCCGCCAAGCAGATCGTGGTGATCGGTGACAGTGCAGGCGGGCATATGGCCCTCAGCCTGCTGCAACGGCTCAAGATCGAAGGGGAGCCGCAGCCCGCCCTTTGCATTGGCCTCTGCCCCTGGACGGATATCGGGGATCGCGGGGCAAGCCTTCATGGCAACGATTCCTATGATCTGGTGCAAGGCTGGATGGCGTTAAGGTTCGGCGAGTGGCTTGACCCAAAAGGCACCTTCGGGCGGCTTGCGCTGTCGCCCATTGCCTATGATTACAGTGGCTTGGCACCAATCTATCTACAGGCAGGCGGCCGCGAGATATTGCGCGACATGATCCGAGACTTTGCCCGCGCACAGGCCGCGAAGGGCGCTGATGTATTGCTCGATCTGTGGCCCGACATGGCCCATAACTTTCAGGCGCTGGACAGCACCAGACAGTCATCAACGGAGGCCCTGCAGCGCATCTGCGCGGCCGTTGAGGCCTTCGCAGGGGCAGGCCCGTCCATGACCGCTGGCCCTGCCACCGAAGTTTGCCATGGCGCGGTCTTTTCCTGCCCGGACCGCACGGAGGCGGACGCAAAAACCAGCGGCCAATTCGCTGTGCAATCCAGCCTTTGA
- a CDS encoding reductive dehalogenase, translating into MSYPSNRPAPHPDDAAAGIDVTEDFERFTQRNDIFTRAFWDDAVRTKRSDAFFASYRMEATPRRGDGFTQRDFALRNASWLISDLISDRGGDTGRREGFQSSIANDTPVAPMQQEIDDPAKMSHEIKRIARFFGADLCGITDMDDRWLYASRVDTRDMTEAPNDLPEGMTSVIVMGHQMEEELVATYPSALAGAATGREYSHEAAVVMQLAAYIRNLGYEATASMNDTGLVIPYAIKAGLGEYARNQMVITPEFGPRLRFSKIFTNLPLTHDRPEPKGVRAFCDICTKCADACPVKALPFGPPEVGGSNPSAIKGVRKWTSDAEKCFGFWAKMSSDCAICMRVCPFNRDFSKTSHRLWLKLALSPLRKLALWLDRNRGKRRKPSDWWAAAE; encoded by the coding sequence ATGAGCTATCCTTCCAACCGCCCCGCGCCCCACCCCGACGATGCCGCCGCAGGCATTGACGTCACCGAAGATTTCGAACGCTTCACCCAGCGCAACGATATCTTTACCCGCGCCTTTTGGGACGATGCGGTGCGCACCAAGAGGTCCGACGCCTTCTTTGCCTCCTACCGGATGGAGGCCACCCCGCGCCGCGGTGATGGCTTTACCCAGCGTGACTTTGCCCTGCGCAACGCCTCCTGGCTGATCAGTGATCTGATCTCGGATCGGGGCGGTGACACCGGCCGCCGCGAAGGATTTCAATCCTCGATTGCCAATGACACCCCGGTCGCCCCGATGCAGCAAGAGATCGACGATCCGGCGAAAATGTCCCATGAGATCAAACGCATCGCGCGTTTCTTTGGTGCGGACCTCTGCGGGATCACCGATATGGACGACCGGTGGCTTTATGCCAGCCGCGTCGACACCCGCGATATGACGGAGGCTCCGAACGACCTGCCCGAAGGCATGACATCGGTGATCGTCATGGGCCACCAGATGGAAGAAGAGCTGGTTGCGACCTACCCCTCCGCCCTCGCCGGGGCGGCCACGGGGCGTGAATACAGCCACGAGGCCGCCGTGGTCATGCAACTGGCCGCTTATATCCGCAATCTGGGCTATGAGGCCACGGCCAGCATGAATGACACCGGGCTGGTCATCCCCTATGCGATCAAGGCAGGTTTGGGCGAATACGCCCGCAACCAGATGGTGATCACACCGGAATTTGGCCCACGGCTGCGGTTTTCCAAGATCTTTACCAATCTGCCCCTGACCCATGACCGCCCCGAGCCCAAGGGCGTGCGCGCCTTTTGCGATATCTGTACCAAATGCGCCGATGCCTGCCCGGTCAAGGCGCTGCCCTTTGGCCCGCCCGAGGTTGGCGGCAGCAACCCATCCGCGATCAAGGGCGTGCGCAAATGGACATCCGATGCCGAGAAATGCTTTGGCTTCTGGGCCAAGATGTCATCCGATTGTGCGATCTGCATGCGGGTCTGCCCGTTCAACCGCGATTTTAGCAAGACCAGCCATCGTCTGTGGCTGAAACTGGCCCTGTCGCCCCTGCGCAAACTGGCGCTTTGGCTGGATCGAAACCGCGGCAAACGCCGCAAACCCTCTGATTGGTGGGCGGCGGCAGAATGA
- the fosX gene encoding FosX/FosE/FosI family fosfomycin resistance hydrolase — translation MIEGLSHITFITRNLDRMEEILTTVFDARKIYDSGDKTFSLSRERFFDIGGVWVATMEGDPLVDQTYNHVAFKMGADDYDDRLARIKKLGLTLREGRARVEGEGHSLYFYDDDNHMFELHSGTLDTRLARYAKGRT, via the coding sequence ATGATCGAAGGGCTCAGCCATATCACCTTTATCACCCGCAATCTTGACCGAATGGAAGAGATCCTGACAACCGTCTTCGATGCGCGAAAAATCTACGACAGTGGAGATAAGACATTCTCTCTCTCACGCGAACGGTTCTTTGACATCGGCGGGGTCTGGGTTGCCACGATGGAAGGTGATCCGCTGGTCGATCAAACCTACAACCACGTCGCCTTCAAAATGGGCGCGGATGACTATGACGACCGCCTCGCCCGGATCAAAAAACTGGGCCTGACCCTGCGCGAGGGCCGGGCGCGCGTCGAGGGGGAAGGCCATTCGCTCTATTTTTATGACGATGACAACCACATGTTCGAATTGCACAGCGGCACCTTGGACACCCGGCTGGCGCGATATGCCAAAGGACGCACCTAG
- a CDS encoding pirin family protein produces the protein MSLRPTLETRRATPTLEGAGVKLHRAFGFQDPSELDPFLLFDDFRNERPEDFEKGFPWHPHRGIETITYVLEGTVEHGDSLGNTGTLGAGDVQWMTAGSGIMHQEMPGGNARGQMHGFQLWGNLPGTQKMCAPRYQDVTSADIPVVTDDDGTRVKVITGEFWGKRGPVDGIAADPQYLDVFVPAGVKKTFRIDTYRRAFAYVFDGAGAFADASAPSGVLLEKEVAGQELNIRDLSGDRTLIRFGTGDEVTVQAGPDGIRFLLISGAPIEEPVAWHGPIVMNTREELMQAFQDLKNGTFIKPVH, from the coding sequence ATGTCTCTCAGACCCACATTGGAAACTCGCCGCGCCACCCCAACGCTTGAGGGCGCCGGCGTGAAACTGCACCGCGCTTTCGGCTTTCAGGATCCCTCCGAACTGGATCCCTTCCTGCTGTTCGATGATTTCCGCAACGAGCGGCCTGAAGACTTTGAAAAAGGCTTTCCTTGGCACCCGCATCGGGGCATCGAGACCATCACCTATGTGCTGGAAGGCACCGTGGAGCATGGAGATTCGCTGGGCAACACCGGCACATTGGGCGCGGGTGATGTGCAATGGATGACCGCCGGTTCCGGCATCATGCATCAGGAAATGCCCGGCGGAAACGCACGCGGCCAGATGCACGGATTTCAGCTTTGGGGCAATCTGCCCGGCACGCAGAAAATGTGTGCGCCGCGTTATCAGGATGTGACTTCGGCGGATATTCCGGTTGTGACAGATGACGATGGCACCCGCGTCAAGGTGATCACGGGTGAGTTCTGGGGCAAACGCGGCCCGGTGGACGGCATCGCCGCCGATCCGCAATACCTTGATGTCTTTGTCCCTGCAGGCGTGAAAAAGACCTTCAGGATCGATACCTACCGCCGCGCCTTTGCCTATGTTTTCGATGGGGCTGGCGCATTTGCCGATGCCTCTGCCCCGTCCGGCGTACTGCTGGAGAAAGAAGTTGCGGGTCAAGAGCTGAACATCCGCGATCTGTCGGGGGATCGCACGCTTATCCGCTTTGGCACAGGTGACGAAGTCACGGTTCAGGCTGGCCCCGATGGCATCCGCTTTCTGCTGATTTCAGGTGCGCCGATCGAAGAACCCGTCGCATGGCATGGCCCCATCGTGATGAACACCCGCGAGGAGCTGATGCAGGCCTTTCAGGACCTCAAGAACGGCACCTTCATCAAGCCGGTACACTGA